From Candidatus Manganitrophaceae bacterium, one genomic window encodes:
- a CDS encoding YbaK/EbsC family protein — MNLRLKDYLDQNQVGYEMTTHPEAYTSQEVAASLHKSGKQLAKVVILWAGEQLVMCILPANELIDIGRLETIVGSKQIRMATEVDFKERFSDCEVGAMPPFGNLYGIPVFLDERLVQYDRFYFQAGRHTETVMMSMDDYRRLVSPKIALFGRPRPKAA; from the coding sequence ATGAATTTAAGATTGAAGGACTATTTAGATCAGAATCAGGTCGGCTATGAGATGACGACCCATCCGGAAGCATATACTTCTCAAGAGGTCGCGGCTTCGCTCCACAAATCGGGAAAGCAGCTTGCGAAGGTCGTGATTCTCTGGGCGGGGGAGCAGCTCGTCATGTGTATTCTGCCGGCGAATGAATTGATCGATATTGGTCGCCTTGAGACGATCGTCGGCAGCAAACAGATCCGGATGGCGACTGAAGTCGATTTTAAAGAACGGTTCTCCGACTGTGAGGTCGGAGCGATGCCGCCTTTCGGTAATCTTTATGGCATTCCGGTCTTTCTGGACGAGCGTCTGGTGCAATATGACCGATTCTATTTCCAGGCGGGACGCCATACGGAGACGGTCATGATGTCGATGGACGATTACAGGCGGCTTGTCTCTCCCAAGATTGCGCTGTTTGGAAGGCCCAGACCCAAAGCGGCTTAA